In a single window of the Candidatus Caccoplasma merdavium genome:
- a CDS encoding exonuclease SbcCD subunit D C-terminal domain-containing protein encodes MKILHTADWHLGQTFYSYERHDEHEAFLSWLCGQLVAQRADVLLIAGDVFDTPNPSALSQRLFYRFLRRATEENRTLQIVVIAGNHDSAARLEAPDPLFEEMRVVVRGLVRRTPAGDIDLDRLIVPLGHALHPEAYCLAVPFLRQGDYPRAENYGQGVAALYRALCERASRLGKPLVAMGHLQATGAEVSENDRSERTVIGGLECVSPEAFDASLRYTALGHLHRAQRVSRRENVRYAGAPIPMSFAERNNRHGVVCVTLDGDSTAIEWLPFEPPVPLVSISGTSETIFEAIAQLPQGEADAHAPYLEIKVRLTQPEPSLRRRIEEALVERRVRLARLAPELPGQGAGGEAVAFADDWQEVSPMQIAREHYQKIYQTEMPAEMTTLLQQVMREAQP; translated from the coding sequence TTGAAAATTTTGCATACGGCCGATTGGCATTTGGGTCAGACGTTTTATTCCTATGAACGCCATGACGAGCATGAAGCCTTTCTTTCGTGGCTGTGCGGGCAACTTGTCGCCCAGCGAGCCGATGTGCTCTTGATTGCGGGTGATGTTTTCGACACGCCCAATCCGTCGGCTCTTTCGCAACGCCTTTTTTATCGCTTCCTGCGTCGGGCGACCGAGGAGAATCGCACGTTGCAGATTGTCGTCATTGCGGGCAATCACGATTCTGCGGCCCGTCTCGAAGCTCCCGACCCGCTCTTTGAGGAGATGCGGGTGGTGGTGCGCGGTCTTGTGCGGCGCACCCCGGCGGGCGATATCGACCTCGACCGTCTCATTGTGCCGTTGGGTCACGCGCTTCACCCCGAGGCATATTGCCTGGCGGTGCCTTTCCTGCGGCAGGGCGACTACCCGCGTGCCGAGAATTATGGGCAGGGGGTAGCGGCGCTTTACCGGGCGTTGTGCGAACGGGCTTCCCGGCTGGGCAAACCTCTGGTGGCCATGGGGCATTTGCAGGCTACGGGGGCGGAGGTGTCGGAGAACGACCGTTCTGAACGAACGGTCATCGGCGGTCTCGAATGTGTGTCGCCTGAGGCTTTCGATGCGTCGCTCCGTTACACGGCGCTGGGGCATCTGCATCGCGCCCAACGGGTGTCGCGACGTGAAAATGTGCGGTATGCCGGGGCTCCGATACCGATGTCGTTTGCCGAGCGCAACAATCGTCACGGTGTGGTGTGTGTCACGCTCGACGGTGACTCGACCGCCATCGAATGGCTTCCCTTTGAACCGCCGGTGCCGTTGGTGTCGATAAGTGGGACAAGTGAGACGATTTTTGAGGCCATCGCTCAGTTACCCCAGGGCGAGGCCGATGCGCACGCTCCTTATCTCGAAATAAAGGTGCGTCTCACGCAGCCCGAGCCGTCGTTGCGCCGTCGCATCGAGGAAGCCTTGGTGGAGCGGCGGGTGCGTCTGGCGCGTTTGGCTCCGGAGTTGCCGGGGCAGGGAGCCGGCGGGGAGGCAGTCGCTTTTGCTGATGACTGGCAGGAGGTGTCGCCCATGCAGATTGCCCGGGAACATTATCAGAAAATCTATCAAACGGAAATGCCGGCAGAGATGACCACTTTGCTGCAACAGGTGATGAGGGAGGCGCAGCCATGA